In Phycisphaerae bacterium RAS2, the DNA window GAGAAGGCCGTCACGCGCGAGGACCTCATCTGCATCACGGGTTCGTTTTATCTCGTGAGCGAAGCGAAAGCTCACTTCGCAACGCATCCGCATCGCGCGAAGTCAGGAGCTCTGGCGTTCTAGCCGGCGGATGCCGCTGCAGCACGCCGTGGCTCACCCCCGCGAGCAGGAAGAACGCCGTCCACGCCAGCGCCAGCACCGCGCCCGTGATGAGCCTCCCAACTCCGCCGAACGTCCACCCCGCCGCAACGACGTACGCCCAGTGAAACAGCGCGGCGCACGCTGTCAGCGCCATCACGCCGCGCCCGCTGCGCAATCGGTCGCTTTGCAGGCCGATGCCGGCGGCTGTCAGGGCAAGCCCGCCGATGAAGCTCACGCAGACCGCCGCGAGCGACCACTTTTGCGCGGCGGTGGCATCTTCGCTTAGCACCACAACACGGCGATCCGGCTCGGCGGGGCGGGCTTCGGACTGAAACCGCCCGGCGAAGGACCACCAGCAACAGGTGGACAGCGCAAGCAGGAAACCGGCGCTTTGATACACAAATCCGGTTGCATGACAAAACGCGCGCGGCGAAGGAGTCCCCTGCGCGGGAGACGGAGCGCCGTCAGGAGATGAGGGGTTGGCATCAGGCGTATTCGCACCGCCGGTCATGGTGTCTCGATTTCAATCGTTGAGCACTCCGGTCGAACCGGATGCAATCAGAATCGCTGCTTCTTGCGTTTCTTCGGCTCCGTTGCTTGGGGCCGCTCGGCCTGAAGTTTGCGCATCTCCTCGGCGCGATCCTGCATGCGCTGGAAGAACGAGGGCTTCTTCGGTGTCTGCGGCCCGGCGGGCTTCGGGTCGAAGTCGCCGCGCTCGTCGCGCCGCTTCAGTTGCTTCTTGATGTAGATCTGCTCGGCCATGCCAAGGATGTTGCTCGTAAGAATGTACAGATTCAGCCCGCTGGGGAAGTTGTAGAAGATGAACCCGAAGAAGATCATCATGAAGTTCATGATCTTCTGCTGCTGGACCATCGGGTCGGGAATGACGCGGCCTTGCTCATCGTACTTCGGGGCGGGAGGCACGGCGGGCTGGGTCATCTTCTGCATGATCTTCTGCTGCGCGTACATGGTGATGGTCATGATGATCGGCAGCAGGTTGAAGGCGTGGATCGGGCCCATCATGCTGCCAAGCAGCGGGATGTGATAGGTGCCGGCGAAGGGAATGAGCGCATCGGGCGCCGACAGATCGCGAATCCAGCCGAAGAACGCCTCGTGTCGCATGTCGATATTTGTATTCAGCGTCGTCCAGAGCGCGACCCATACCGGCATCTGAAGAAACATCGGCAGGCAGCCCAGCATCTGACCGGCGGGGTTGATGCCCTCCTCGCGGTAGAGCTTCATCGTCTCTTCGTTCAGCTTCTGCTTGTCGTTCTTGAATTGCTGCTGGAGGGCTTCGAGCTTGGGCTTCAGCGTCGCCATGCCTTTTTGCATCTTCATCATGTTGATCTGCCCCCGCTTGGAGATCGGGTGCAGGATCGTGCGAACGATCAGCACCAGCACGATGATGGCGATGCCGTAGTTCCCCACGATGCGATAGGCGTGATTGAGCAGCCAGAGCATGACGGTGCGCAGGAACGGGAACGTGCACATCGACGCGTCGGGCGCGTTGATCAGCTCGAACTTGCGCGGCTCGGCGCCGGGCGCGGCGTTGATCACGCCCGCGCTCTTCGGCCCGAGATAAATGTCTGTCTCAAACGCGTACGTCGCGCCGGCCTTGATCGGCGATGCCGATGCGTACGTCACGTCGAACGTCAGATCGTCCAGCCTTTCGCCCTCGCCCATCGGCGACCGCGCGACGAGCTTGCTCAACATTCCCGGCTTGTCGCGCGAGCCGTCCGGCGAGGCCGGTGCGAGCAGCGCGGTGAAGTACTTGTTGCTCAACGCCGCCCAGACGAACTGCTTGTCGCCGGCGATCAGCTCCTTCTCGTCGCCCTCCTTGTGGACATCCGCCCGCATGACGACCGACCCGGCCGTGATCTGCCCCGACGAATCCTTGACCGCCGTGACGACGCGCCGATCCTCGTGTTGCGAATCAATCTGTTTGATGCCGATCGGACCGTTCTCCACCCAGACGATCCGCCGGTCGCGCGGCGACGCGTTCTCGATTTCGTACCGCACTCGCATCAGCAGCGAATCGTGTTCCAGGCGATAGGTCTTGCGCAGCTTCAGCACATCGGCGCCGGCCTGTCGGATCGTTGTCGAAAGAGTGACCGATTCGCCGCTGTTGTCGGTGCGCCGGTCGGCTGTCCAGTTGGTGCGTTCCAGGTCGATCGTGGCGTTGTCGTCGACGAGCTTCAGGGATCGCGCGGCGAACGAGGTGAACGTCTGCCCCGTCGTCGCGTTCTCGATCATGGTGAGCAGCTTGTAGGGATCGTGCTCCGGGTGCTTGCGGTCGCGCGGCACGGTGTTTCGATAATCGGCCAGCTTGGCGAACGCGACCGACGCGCCCTTCGCGTTCACCGTGATGGCGCAGGCAAAGGGATTGCGTGATTCGGATTTCACCTCGCGGTTGTGGTCGTCGCCGATCGTGATGAGGCCGCCCTGCGGGGCTTCAACGACGGTGAAACCCGGCGCAGCCGCGGCGGTCGCGGGCGCGATTGCGGCGGATGAGGATGCTTCCGTCGGCGCGGAGGCGGCGGGCGGGGTTGCCGCGCCGTCCTGCGAGGCCGAGCCGCTCGTCGCGAGGGCGTCCTGCGAAGTCGCCGCGGACGTGGAAGTCGTCGATCGCGGGGGAAGGGGGTACCAGATTTCCATCAGCTTCGACCATCCCATGAGGATGGCGAGGCAGATGACCATCGCAAGGAGGGTCCGTTTGCCTTGAGAGTCCATTCGGTTCTTTCACTCGCTTTGCAGTCGGCGCGGGCGCCGATCGGCCGCTACTTTCCTTCGTACAGCCGCGCGCCAAGAAAATCGTCGAGATTCGGATTGTCGCGAATCTTCCGCGCCGTCACATCAATGTTGTACGCGATGCGCACAAACTCCACTTCGTCCTCGTTCACGATCACGTAGGCCGCGCGCGGGTCGCGATCGCGCGGCTGACCCACCGAGCCGACGTTGATGATCACCTTCTCTTCGCCAATCGCGTATTTGGAATTGGCCAGCTCATCCGGCGGTTCGAAGTAGGGGTCGTCCACGAACACCCCCGGCACATGGGTATGACCGCAGAAGCAGGTCAACTGCTCCATCCGCTCGAAGCTCGCCATCAGCTTCTGCGGATTGGTGTACACGTCGTCGGGGAACAGGTACTCGTTGATCGGCTTGCGCGGCGAGCCGTGCACAAACAGGATGCCGTCCATCTCGAACCGCGGCGACAGGCCGCCGAGAAACCGCCATCGCGCGTTGCGCCGCGCGGGGTCCGGCTCGCTTTCCAGTTCCTGTCGCGTCCAGTAGGCCGCCTTCTCCGCCGCGACGTTGAAGTTCGTCGGCTCGTAAAATACCGCGTGATCGTGGTTGCCGCACAGGCACTTCGTGGCGCGCTGGGAGACCAGGTCCAGGCAGCCGCCCGGCTCCGGGCCGTAGCCCACGATGTCTCCGAGACAGTAAATTGTCTTTATTCCGCGCTGGTCGATGTCCGCCAGGACCGTCCGCAGGGCCTCAAGGTTTCCGTGAATGTCCGAAATGATGGCAAACATGAATACGCGCGGGCCGCCCGGAGCGCCGCGCAGCCTCGATTCTGCTTTCAGTCGTTCGACGGGCCCCCCGACGCGGCCTCATCGACCAGCATGACCGGAATGCCCTCGCGAATCGGATACCGCAGGCCGCAACCGGTGCAGGCCAGCCAGCCCTGAACGTCTTCGCCGGGCCTCGCCGTCTCCGGTTGAACGGGCTTCTTGCAGGCCGGGCACGCCAGGATGTCCAACAACTGCTTGTCGATCATGCCCAAAAGATTCGCCGATGCCTCGCAGGAAAACCGCTACTCGACGCGAGAACTCAACCAGCCGACCACCGGCCGGACCCTGATGCTAGGGGGTTCACAGGGGATCGTCAAACGAGCACATGGGTTGCAAGCTTTTAAGCGGCAAGCTGTTACGAGGCGATGCGGCGCGTGCGGCACGAAACTGGGGCAGGCGTTGAATCTTAGCCTGATTCTACCGCGGATCGAATCTTCCGGCAGGTTGAAAGCAGCCCTTCGACCTGGTCCAGCGGAAAGACGGTGGCGGAATCGGACTTCGCCGCGTCGGGATTGTCGTGGACCTCAATAAACAGCGCGTCGCAACCGGCCGCGACCGCCGCCCGCGCGAGCAATGGAACGAATTGCCGCAGCCCGCCGGATTGCGTGCCCTGCCCGCCGGGAATCTGGCAACTGTGCGTCGCGTCAAACACGACTGGGGCGAACGCGCGCATCACCGGCAGCGCCGTGAAATCGTTCACCAGTCGGCCGTAGCCAAAGAACGAGCCGCGGTCGGTCAGCAGAACTTTCTGATTGCCCGCGCTGGTCACTTTTCGCACCGCCTGAACCATCTGTTCGGGCGCCATGAACTGGCCTTTCTTGATGTTCACAGGTTTTCCCGTCCGAGCGGCGGCGACAAGGAGATCGGTTTGTCGACAGAGGAACGCGGGAATCTGCAGGATGTCGCAGACTTCGGCGGCGGGCGCGGCCTGTTGCTCGACATGGATGTCCGTCAACACCGGCACGCCGACGCGTCGCTTTACTTCCGCCAGCGTAGCCAGCCCGGATTCCAACCCGGGCCCGCGAAATCCGTCGGCGCTGGTGCGATTGGCCTTGTCGAAGCTGCACTTGAAGACGTACGGCAGGCCGAGACCTTTACAAATGTCGGCCATCCGCCGTGCGACCATCAGGCAGTGCTCGGTGGACTCAATGATGCACGGCCCGGCGATGACTGCGAGCGGCCGACCCGCGCCAATCGAGAAAGGACCGATGTCTACGCTTTCGATTCCCATGCCCGCGCCTCGTGATTCGAGCGGCATTCTAGCCGCGGTGTGAGGGCCTCGCAAAATGCAGCGCGGGCTGCGGCGAGCTACCAGTAACTTGACGCGCGGCGGGGTTTGACCGTCCCGTCGGCGTTGAAATTCGAACTGGTCGGCGAGAGCAGGTCGTGCGGGGCGAGCGCCGACCCTGCGCCATGAAGATGCGTAATGTCGTTGAGGCAGATCAGGCTTCGGACGCCCGGTGTGCTTCCATCCGGGGCCGGTTCGTGGCGTAGCGCCGTCAACGCTGCATTCTCGATCACGAATCGAAAAGACGGCCCCGGAATGTCGGTCAGCCAGGCCTCGATCAGCCGCGCGATCGGGCTGCCGTGGCTGATGACGACGACGGTATCGTCCGGTCCGGTCCATCTCGCTTTGAGAAAGTCCGCCATCGCGCGCGTTCGTTGCAGCATCGACTCCCGCGATTCGTCGACGGCGGGCCAGTCCATCGCTCTACTGCAATCGGGACAGGACTTCGCGATCGGGAATCGCGCGATGACCTCGTCGATGCCGCCCAGGCCGGTATCGACACGCGACCCGGAGGGCACGTGGTGATACTCCCAGAGTTCCGGGCGGATGAAGACCGGGATGTTCGGCCGACCCTCTGCCAAGGCGGCGGCGGTTTGCAGGCACCGGTCAAACGGGCTTGCATAAATGGCGGAAATCGCAACGGGCTTCAGTCGGCGCGCGACGGCGGCGGCCTGTCGAAGCCCGCGCGGCGTCAACGAGCTGTTCAATCCCGCGGCCGGGTCAACGTTGAAGTGCGATTCGGCATGTCGGATCACGTAGGCAAGCACAAGAGGCTCCAATGAAACAAGTCACAGGCCGCCGTTTGGTGGTTGGGGCGACGCGGCTGCGATTGACTTTTCCCGCATTTGGTCGTATTTTTCAAGGCGTGCTAGTTCGACGGATCGCGCGCAGCACACTCGCCGCGCGGGGCTTGCAGGGAGGATCAGTCATGCGCAAAGCGTTCATTGCATTTTCGTTGCTGTGTGTCATGGGCGGGGCCGGTTTGGTCCGGGGTCAATCCACGCCCGCGGGAAGCCCGCCGCCGTTTCCGTGGGAGGGCGAAATCACCGCTTCCAACGTTTACGTGCGCAGCGGCGCGGGCAGCAATTGGTACCCGACGACCAAACTCAACAATGGTGACCGCGTCGTCGTGCTGGGAGAGAAGTTCGGCTGGTATCAGGTCGCGCCGGTTCCCGGCAGCTTCAGCTACGTCGACGCCGCAATGGTGGATCGCGCGGCCGGGGCGAAGAAGGGCACGATCAAACAGGACAAAGTCTATATTCGGGCGGGCAGCGCGCTGGAATCGCGCAAGAACGCGACGCAGGTCGTGCTGAACAAGGGCGACTCGGTCGAGATTCAGGGCGAGGCCGATGGGTTCCTGAAAATCGCTCCGCCGCCCGGCGCGACGCTGTTCGTCTCCAAGCAATACGTCCGCCCGGTCGATGCACGGCTGCGCAGCGGCATGGTGGAGAAGCACTTGAGCAACCAGCCGCGAAGCCTGCCGCCGGAGAACAAACCGGCGGACATTCCGCCCAGCCCGATGCAGCCGGGCAACGCGGTCGCCGGTGGCGAGGGCGCCAAGCCTGTTACGCCGCAACCGGGCGCCAATCTGCCGACCGGCGAGCAGCCGACCCAGACGGCCGACGCCTCGACGCCGACCGGCGCCGGAGTGACCGAAGGGATCAAGGTCCCGATGACTGAAGGCGGCGATGAGGCAGCGACGAGCCAGCCGGGCGCACCGACGAGTGACACGAAGCTGGCAACCGGACCGAGTGCTGATGGGGCGGCGATGAACCCGGTTGCCGCCGCAGACAAGGCCAAGCCGGACGCCAAGACCGACAAGAAGACGGCATCCGCGGCGAAGACGCCGCCGAAGAAGGCCGACGTTCCGGCCGGTCAGCCGCGCAAGACGCCCGACCGTTACAAGGCGATGTTGACGGTGCTGGAGAGTGAGCTGGTGGCGATGCTGGCCAAGCCGCTGGAGCAGCAGGACTCCGAAGGTTTGCGCAAGAAGTACGAAGAGATCGCCAACCAGTCCGAGGAATACGTCCCGGCCGAAGTGGCGAAAATCCGCGTTCGCCAGCTTCGAGACCGCGCGACGCTCAAGCTGGCCCGCAAGGACTTGAACTCGGACGCCGAAGAAATCGCCGCCTACCGTGCCAACATGGACCAGGAGCGGATGAAGATCCTGCGCCGAAAGGTCTCCAAGGCGATGGAGCGCTTCGAGTTGGAAGGCGAACTGTGGCGAAGCCACGCCTTCTCGCCGGAGAGCCGCCGTTACCGACTGGTGGATCCGTCCAGCAAGGCGACCGTTGCGTACGTGGATATTCCCGTCGGCGTTGATCCGAATCCAGACCATCTGATCGGCCGGCTGGTCGGCATCAACACGCGAACGCAGAAATTTAGTCCGTCGGCTCGCGTTCCCATCGCCGAGGCGCGGGAGGTCATCGACCTCTCGATTCGCAAGATGCCGCCCGCGGACGAGTTGGGCGAGCTTCCTCCGGCCGGCGCCGGTGCGAATATTCCGGCCGGTGCGGGCAATCCCCTGACCTCCGGAACCCCGGCGAAGCCCGCAGGAGAGCCTTCCGCCTCGGCGGGCGAGGCGGGCGAGGCGGACGAGGCGGACGATCAGCTGCCCTGATGCGCCGTCGCCGAAATGGGGGCGCCGCGGGGCCGTTGTCTCCTGTTGACCGGCGTATCCCGACCGGGCGGTGAATTTTCGTGGTCTATTACTTCGTCATCGGCAACGACGGTCAGCGCTACGGCCCGGCCGACGTGGATTCGCTCGTTCTATGGGCGCGCGAAGGCCGCCTGATCCCCGAGACGATTCTTGTCGAATCGGGCACCGAGGTGCAGCGCCGCGCCGATACAATTGTCGCGCTGGCAGCCGTCTTCACGGCGTTCGATGCGCGGCGCGTGGCGCTGGAGCGCAGCGAGGCGCAGACGCTGCCCGCGCGCGGTGCACGGCGCGAGGCCGGGCGTGACGCAGCGCAGGGCGGCGAGCGTCCTGCGCCCCCGGTGTCGCCGGGCTTCGGGTTGTTGCCGCTGGAGCGGGAGCTTCCGGCCGTCGGGTCGAAGAGCCGCGTCGTGGCGGGTTTGCTGGGAATCTTCCTCGGGGCGCTGGGCATCCACCGGTTCTATCTCGGCTACACGGGCATCGGCCTGCTGATGCTGCTGATCACCGTGGCCGGCGGCGCTGCGACGTTTGTCTGCATGCCCGGCTCGGGCTGCGGATTCGTCGCCCTGTGGGGCTTCATCGAGGGTGTGCTTTGCTTGTGTGGTTCGATGCGGGATGCCAACGGTCGCGAGCTGGCGTAGGCCGGACGAGTCGCCGGATGCGTTCTCAACGCCAATGATTCAATGTCGCGTCATTCCCGCGAATGCGAGAATCCGGGGATTCGACAATCAAACTGGACCCCTGCTTTCGCGGGGGTGACGGCTTCTTGGGATCATCCCTTGCAAATCATGGCGCGCCGAATCCGCCCGAGGATTCCAGCGTGGCAATGGCCTCGGGCACCACGTCCGCCCATTCACCCGTGTAGTCCACGCTGATCTGCGCCGTGAACGCCAAGTTGTTCTGATTCTGCCCGCTCAACACCACGAAGAGCGTGCGCGCGACTTCGCCCTCGGTGGTCATCGCATCGGGATCAAAAGACCCGGTAATCGTCGAGGCCGACAGAACGGCTCCGGCGCCTTGATCCTGATTGCCGTTGTTCGTCGCGCCGCCCGCCAGATCACCCAGGAAGAAATACTCGTAATCACTGTTGATCGCACCCAGGCCGGTCTTGCTCGTGTCGGCCGGGTTGGTGAGCCGCATGCGCGCGTATTGCGGGAACGTCACGACGACTTCATCGGGAAAGGCCTCATCCAGCGAGGCGTTCAGATCGGCGAGGCCTGCGTTCCATTGATTGACCAGTGGTGCGAATTCAGACGGAAAATCGTCCGGGTCGAGCGGGTCAAGCTCCCCGGTGGTGGAATCAGCCTGGGTTTCTCCGCCGCCGTTGGCGCTCCAGGTGAACGTGATTCGAATGTCGCCGCGCTGAAGTGCCCAAAGGCCCTCGAGGTCAGACCCCGGCAGTGGTCCGCTCGCGGGGAACGTCAGGTTGCAGCTTTGGCCGGACATGCCCATGCAGATCGCGGCGCCGAGGACGAGGCCGGCGGTGATTCGACCGGTTCGGAAACTCATAGGGGGCGGACTCCGAGGCGAGTGAGGGTTGAGGATGCGGCGAGGATCGCCACTGAATTATATCGGCCAATGGGTCCGGGGCAACGAAGCAGCGCAAGGCGTCTAGCCCGCGGTGCCCGCCAACTCGGGGTGCGGCAGGATTGGCTTGAAAGACCGAGTCGGCGCGTCCGGTTCGTCGAGTTCATCGGCGTTGCCGGGTGACGCCAGCAGGGCGGCGTGATCGGCATCCGGATCGAAACTCTGCCGCAGAAACGATTCATTGGCTGTGTTCTCAATGAGCCGGCGAATCAGGTACGCCATGCCGGCGACAAAATCACCGAACGGCGCATAGACGCGAAGCCGCTGGCCCATGTCGACCAGCGCGCGCTTCAACGGATTGCCCATCCCCGTCAGCATCTGAAATTCCACCGTCCGCGGCGGCAGCTCCATCGCGCGCTCTCGGGCCATGGCGTGTGCGATCGATCGAACGTTGTGACTCGCAAAGGCGGGCCGGATCACATCCACGTGATCCAGCATCATGCCGGTAATGGCCTCGAAGCTCGTATCCGAAAGGCGCTTCTGGACAAAGACCGGCGGCCGGTCACCGCGCCGGCGCGCGTCGGCGGTCTCGGAATCCCAATAGGCCCCTTTGACCAGCCGCACCCAGATCGGCGTTCCGCGACGTCTGGCGAAATCAACGAGACTCATCAGGTCGCGCCGCGCGTCACGCAGGTAGGCCTGCACGACAATGCCGCAATCCGGCCAATCTCGAAACTCCGGCTCGGTCAGCACGCGGCGGAAGACCTCGAAGGTCATGTCCTTGATCGCGTAGTGCTCGGTGTCGATGTTTACAAACGCGCCGCGATCGCGTGCGCGACGAAGAATCGGCCGCAGTCGATCCAGCACGGCTTCAATCCCCGGCTCCCCCTGCGAAGGATCCATCGCGTTGACGATGGCGGTCAATTTGATTGAGAGATTGACGCGAGGCAGAGCTCCAAACGGGGCATGATCCAGACGCGCATCGCCTTGCCAGGTTGGCGCGACCGTGCTTAGCCGGTCGATCAACTCGATGTAACGCTTTTGAAGGGTCAGCGCGACGGCATCGTCATGAACCGCCTCGCCCAGAACGTCGAGCGTAAAGGCCATGCCCTGGCGGCGGAGCTTGCGAACGCTGTCGATCGCCTGTTCGGCCGTCGCGCCGCAGATGAACTGCTGCGCCATGGTCAGGCTTCCCCTGCGGGCGGCCGCGCCGACCAGCCCGCGCAGGGGCGACGCC includes these proteins:
- the yidC gene encoding Membrane protein insertase YidC — translated: MDSQGKRTLLAMVICLAILMGWSKLMEIWYPLPPRSTTSTSAATSQDALATSGSASQDGAATPPAASAPTEASSSAAIAPATAAAAPGFTVVEAPQGGLITIGDDHNREVKSESRNPFACAITVNAKGASVAFAKLADYRNTVPRDRKHPEHDPYKLLTMIENATTGQTFTSFAARSLKLVDDNATIDLERTNWTADRRTDNSGESVTLSTTIRQAGADVLKLRKTYRLEHDSLLMRVRYEIENASPRDRRIVWVENGPIGIKQIDSQHEDRRVVTAVKDSSGQITAGSVVMRADVHKEGDEKELIAGDKQFVWAALSNKYFTALLAPASPDGSRDKPGMLSKLVARSPMGEGERLDDLTFDVTYASASPIKAGATYAFETDIYLGPKSAGVINAAPGAEPRKFELINAPDASMCTFPFLRTVMLWLLNHAYRIVGNYGIAIIVLVLIVRTILHPISKRGQINMMKMQKGMATLKPKLEALQQQFKNDKQKLNEETMKLYREEGINPAGQMLGCLPMFLQMPVWVALWTTLNTNIDMRHEAFFGWIRDLSAPDALIPFAGTYHIPLLGSMMGPIHAFNLLPIIMTITMYAQQKIMQKMTQPAVPPAPKYDEQGRVIPDPMVQQQKIMNFMMIFFGFIFYNFPSGLNLYILTSNILGMAEQIYIKKQLKRRDERGDFDPKPAGPQTPKKPSFFQRMQDRAEEMRKLQAERPQATEPKKRKKQRF
- a CDS encoding phosphodiesterase; this translates as MFAIISDIHGNLEALRTVLADIDQRGIKTIYCLGDIVGYGPEPGGCLDLVSQRATKCLCGNHDHAVFYEPTNFNVAAEKAAYWTRQELESEPDPARRNARWRFLGGLSPRFEMDGILFVHGSPRKPINEYLFPDDVYTNPQKLMASFERMEQLTCFCGHTHVPGVFVDDPYFEPPDELANSKYAIGEEKVIINVGSVGQPRDRDPRAAYVIVNEDEVEFVRIAYNIDVTARKIRDNPNLDDFLGARLYEGK
- the kdsA gene encoding 2-dehydro-3-deoxyphosphooctonate aldolase, yielding MGIESVDIGPFSIGAGRPLAVIAGPCIIESTEHCLMVARRMADICKGLGLPYVFKCSFDKANRTSADGFRGPGLESGLATLAEVKRRVGVPVLTDIHVEQQAAPAAEVCDILQIPAFLCRQTDLLVAAARTGKPVNIKKGQFMAPEQMVQAVRKVTSAGNQKVLLTDRGSFFGYGRLVNDFTALPVMRAFAPVVFDATHSCQIPGGQGTQSGGLRQFVPLLARAAVAAGCDALFIEVHDNPDAAKSDSATVFPLDQVEGLLSTCRKIRSAVESG
- the pspA_1 gene encoding Phosphoserine phosphatase 1, encoding MLAYVIRHAESHFNVDPAAGLNSSLTPRGLRQAAAVARRLKPVAISAIYASPFDRCLQTAAALAEGRPNIPVFIRPELWEYHHVPSGSRVDTGLGGIDEVIARFPIAKSCPDCSRAMDWPAVDESRESMLQRTRAMADFLKARWTGPDDTVVVISHGSPIARLIEAWLTDIPGPSFRFVIENAALTALRHEPAPDGSTPGVRSLICLNDITHLHGAGSALAPHDLLSPTSSNFNADGTVKPRRASSYW
- a CDS encoding Bacterial SH3 domain protein; this translates as MRKAFIAFSLLCVMGGAGLVRGQSTPAGSPPPFPWEGEITASNVYVRSGAGSNWYPTTKLNNGDRVVVLGEKFGWYQVAPVPGSFSYVDAAMVDRAAGAKKGTIKQDKVYIRAGSALESRKNATQVVLNKGDSVEIQGEADGFLKIAPPPGATLFVSKQYVRPVDARLRSGMVEKHLSNQPRSLPPENKPADIPPSPMQPGNAVAGGEGAKPVTPQPGANLPTGEQPTQTADASTPTGAGVTEGIKVPMTEGGDEAATSQPGAPTSDTKLATGPSADGAAMNPVAAADKAKPDAKTDKKTASAAKTPPKKADVPAGQPRKTPDRYKAMLTVLESELVAMLAKPLEQQDSEGLRKKYEEIANQSEEYVPAEVAKIRVRQLRDRATLKLARKDLNSDAEEIAAYRANMDQERMKILRRKVSKAMERFELEGELWRSHAFSPESRRYRLVDPSSKATVAYVDIPVGVDPNPDHLIGRLVGINTRTQKFSPSARVPIAEAREVIDLSIRKMPPADELGELPPAGAGANIPAGAGNPLTSGTPAKPAGEPSASAGEAGEADEADDQLP
- a CDS encoding TM2 domain protein — encoded protein: MVYYFVIGNDGQRYGPADVDSLVLWAREGRLIPETILVESGTEVQRRADTIVALAAVFTAFDARRVALERSEAQTLPARGARREAGRDAAQGGERPAPPVSPGFGLLPLERELPAVGSKSRVVAGLLGIFLGALGIHRFYLGYTGIGLLMLLITVAGGAATFVCMPGSGCGFVALWGFIEGVLCLCGSMRDANGRELA
- the putA gene encoding Bifunctional protein PutA is translated as MATIPDRSIEAATRSIGEEIFHRAHACAPSVASIEYWQQFGMSWLTRDEDLKRRLFEFIAALPSADGARRVAAELQRKLTEGNRPVSSLPPPVLLAAMMSRPASPLRGLVGAAARRGSLTMAQQFICGATAEQAIDSVRKLRRQGMAFTLDVLGEAVHDDAVALTLQKRYIELIDRLSTVAPTWQGDARLDHAPFGALPRVNLSIKLTAIVNAMDPSQGEPGIEAVLDRLRPILRRARDRGAFVNIDTEHYAIKDMTFEVFRRVLTEPEFRDWPDCGIVVQAYLRDARRDLMSLVDFARRRGTPIWVRLVKGAYWDSETADARRRGDRPPVFVQKRLSDTSFEAITGMMLDHVDVIRPAFASHNVRSIAHAMARERAMELPPRTVEFQMLTGMGNPLKRALVDMGQRLRVYAPFGDFVAGMAYLIRRLIENTANESFLRQSFDPDADHAALLASPGNADELDEPDAPTRSFKPILPHPELAGTAG